In one Musa acuminata AAA Group cultivar baxijiao chromosome BXJ2-5, Cavendish_Baxijiao_AAA, whole genome shotgun sequence genomic region, the following are encoded:
- the LOC103983936 gene encoding putative leucine-rich repeat receptor-like serine/threonine-protein kinase At2g24130 yields the protein MDYCAVVLAKLLLLLLLLFSSVHPFYQSDTIQIEQVALLEFKKGIVVDPENVLGNWSESTYVCWWSGIVCGMKPERVIRLDLRGKSLGGTISPFLSNLSGLAWLDLSLNSFHGRIPTELGSLSLLSLLGMQGNTLQGRIPKSFAMLAKLRYIDLSSNQLHGRLPVKFLYNCSQLSYMDLSTNRFTGFIPPQLGNHLPLLQNLLLYSNQLTGSFPASVSNSTLMEEIDVEDNSLSGRLPSETLMQLSFLKILHLSNNNFSSDDQNSNLVPFFNAISKLTHLEELELAGNNLGGKLPASLGNLSVNLSEIDLRGNHIQGMIPSEISMLSMLNWLDLSNNLLSGTIPLEVVLLPNLQRLWLSNNSLSGEIPSPPHAVNNIGLLDLSKNKLSGPIPTALANLTQLRRLILNENLLSGSIPSSLGSTKLELLDLSYNRLTGTVPAEVASLSSMAIYFNLSHNLLHGELPMELSMLNKVKEIDLSSNNFRGRIPASLGSCAVVELVNLSRNHLQGQIPQSLGSLLSIESLDLSFNLLSGEVPASLQHCASLRLLDLAFNNFSGPVPQGGVFDILTSEWIQGNNFCGSLPGIPSCHRKKRSAKHSRKALILLVSAVTVSAFLVTIICATGYMIIRKKMIKREDGDPDKLSLRLSSSHPRITYRELVEATEGFEQSRLIGSGSFGHVYSGVLNDGTLVAVKVLQLQSGNSTRSFNRECHVLKNIRHRNLMRIITACSLPDFKALVLPFMANGSLESHLYPAAEKADCSQLSLVERVNICSDVAEGLAYLHHHSPVKVIHCDLKPSNILLNDDMTALVSDFGIARLVMTVEEANAADEAASNSTANVLCGSIGYVAPEYGYGRAASIKGDVYSFGILVLETVTRKRPTDGMFGEGLSLQRWVKQQYRSRLESIVDSRLMREACDQSLEVRNMYEVAIVELLELGLVCSHESPSGRPTMLDAADDLDRLKHYLGGETTATFTSSIGVSSSSITTDPW from the exons ATGGATTACTGTGCAGTTGTCTTAGCCaaacttctcctcctcctcctcctcctcttctcttctgTTCATCCCTTCTATCAGAGTGACACTATTCAGATCGAGCAAGTTGCACTTTTGGAGTTCAAGAAAGGCATAGTTGTCGATCCCGAAAACGTTCTTGGCAATTGGAGTGAGAGCACCTATGTCTGCTGGTGGAGTGGCATCGTTTGTGGTATGAAACCTGAAAGAGTGATCAGACTCGATCTTAGAGGTAAATCTTTGGGAGGAACAATCTCGCCATTTTTGTCGAATCTGTCTGGCCTTGCATGGCTTGATTTGTCCTTGAACTCGTTCCATGGCCGGATTCCAACTGAACTTGGATCTCTGTCTCTGTTGAGCCTGCTTGGCATGCAAGGGAATACATTACAAGGGAGGATCCCCAAGAGCTTCGCCATGCTTGCGAAGCTTCGATACATCGACCTCAGCAGTAACCAGCTTCATGGCAGACTTCCCGTCAAGTTCTTGTACAATTGCTCGCAGTTGAGCTACATGGATCTCTCCACTAATCGGTTCACTGGTTTCATTCCTCCACAGCTCGGAAACCATCTTCCTCTTCTGCAGAACCTTCTTCTGTACTCAAACCAGCTCACTGGCAGCTTCCCAGCCTCTGTGTCTAATTCGACGCTCATGGAGGAAATTGATGTTGAGGACAATTCCTTGAGTGGCAGATTACCGTCAGAAACCTTGATGCAATTGTCTTTTCTGAAGATTCTTCATCTCTCCAACAACAACTTCTCCAGTGATGATCAGAACTCCAATCTTGTCCCTTTCTTCAATGCCATCTCCAAACTGACTCATCTGGAGGAACTTGAGCTGGCAGGGAACAACCTGGGAGGTAAACTACCTGCATCTCTCGGCAATCTAAGTGTTAATCTGTCGGAAATCGATCTCCGAGGCAATCACATTCAGGGGATGATCCCATCAGAGATATCCATGCTTTCCATGTTGAATTGGCTGGATCTGTCAAACAATCTTTTGAGTGGAACTATTCCATTGGAAGTAGTTCTTCTGCCCAACCTACAAAGGCTGTGGTTGTCCAACAACTCCCTCTCAGGAGAAATCCCATCTCCTCCTCATGCTGTAAACAACATAGGGCTCTTGGACTTGTCGAAGAACAAGCTCTCTGGCCCCATTCCTACAGCCTTAGCAAATCTAACTCAGCTAAGAAGACTGATACTTAATGAGAACTTGTTATCTGGATCAATACCTTCAAGCTTGGGAAGCACAAAACTGGAGCTCTTAGACCTGTCCTACAACAGGCTCACAGGAACGGTACCAGCTGAAGTTGCAAGCTTGAGCTCCATGGCTATCTATTTCAATCTGTCACACAACCTGTTACATGGAGAACTTCCCATGGAGCTGAGCATGTTGAACAAGGTCAAGGAAATCGATCTGTCGTCGAACAACTTCAGAGGCCGCATTCCTGCAAGTCTGGGAAGCTGTGCAGTGGTCGAGCTGGTGAATCTTTCTCGCAATCATCTGCAAGGGCAGATTCCTCAGTCACTGGGTAGCCTACTGAGCATCGAATCGCTGGATTTGTCATTCAATCTCCTCTCCGGAGAAGTTCCAGCCTCGCTTCAGCACTGTGCCAGCCTCAGGCTACTCGATCTCGCTTTCAACAACTTCAGCGGACCGGTGCCGCAGGGTGGTGTCTTCGACATCTTGACATCGGAATGGATCCAAGGAAACAATTTCTGTGGGTCACTACCTGGCATTCCCAGCTGCCATCGCAAGAAGAGAAGCGCGAAACATTCTCGCAAGGCCCTCATACTGCTCGTAAGCGCCGTCACCGTATCAGCTTTCCTGGTAACAATCATCTGCGCCACAGGTTACATGATCATAAGAAAGAAGATGATCAAAAGAGAAGATGGGGATCCCGACAAGCTTTCTCTGCGCCTTTCATCGAGTCACCCGAGAATAACTTACAGAGAGCTTGTCGAGGCTACAGAAGGGTTCGAGCAAAGCCGATTGATAGGGTCCGGTAGCTTTGGACATGTCTACAGTGGAGTACTGAATGATGGCACCTTAGTTGCAGTGAAAGTTCTGCAACTCCAATCCGGCAACTCCACCAGAAGCTTCAACAGGGAATGCCATGTGCTGAAGAACATCAGGCACAGGAACCTGATGAGGATCATAACAGCTTGCAGTCTTCCAGATTTCAAGGCCTTGGTGCTCCCATTCATGGCCAATGGAAGCCTGGAGAGCCATCTCTACCCGGCGGCAGAGAAGGCAGACTGCTCGCAGCTGAGCTTAGTGGAGCGGGTGAACATCTGCAGTGACGTCGCTGAGGGCTTAGCTTACTTGCACCACCACTCACCAGTGAAAGTTATCCACTGTGATCTGAAGCCCAGCAACATCCTGCTCAATGACGACATGACTGCCCTGGTATCAGATTTCGGAATTGCAAGGCTGGTTATGACCGTGGAAGAAGCAAACGCAGCAGACGAAGCAGCATCCAACTCGACGGCCAACGTTCTCTGTGGATCGATCGGATACGTTGCTCCAG AGTATGGATACGGTCGAGCCGCATCGATAAAGGGCGATGTCTACAGCTTTGGAATTCTGGTGCTGGAAACAGTGACCAGAAAGAGGCCGACGGACGGCATGTTTGGCGAAGGTCTGAGCTTGCAGAGATGGGTGAAGCAGCAGTACCGCAGTCGACTGGAGAGCATCGTGGACTCGAGACTGATGAGGGAGGCGTGCGATCAGAGTCTGGAGGTGAGAAACATGTATGAGGTAGCGATCGTGGAGCTGCTAGAGCTGGGTCTCGTGTGCTCCCATGAGAGCCCTTCAGGTAGGCCAACCATGCTTGATGCTGCAGATGACTTGGACAGACTGAAACATTACCTTGGAGGTGAGACAACCGCAACCTTCACATCCAGCATTGGAGTCTCATCATCCAGCATCACAACAGATCCCTGGTAG
- the LOC103983937 gene encoding pentatricopeptide repeat-containing protein At4g30825, chloroplastic, whose amino-acid sequence MSSLSLAAGPDICESKQRNPFRNSNLCAVDLLGVISSISCSSIRFTAIRKEFAGDSFVVAGRFGLCAKPGVRFKNYKVYGLDGIDRSVSTIDSVKKTEAVQIGDSVTSEANMTLNNPVPKVLELQGKNAGRKSGRNIWSRLQRMQKASQHRVSRIVSGRNCSSFEDKISDGDLEAVISGIHPDSSVDHCNWVLKVLEKRSEEKTVEFFEWMNCHGKLKENTDAYCLALRALARKEDWSRAMMLLQEMTSDECELNAQAFNSLIYVCAKRGLVGWGTKWFHMMLEQGIRPNVATIGMLMGLFQKKCSLSQAEFAFGRMRSLKLKCTTAYSAMIIIYTRLGLYNKSEEVISVMDKDEVLPDLENWLVRLNAYSQQGKIEEAETVLKSMLKAGISPNIVAYNTLITGYGKVANMKAAKHLFQALESVGLDPDETTYRSMIEGFGRTDNYKEALWYYDKLKNSGFQPNSSNFYTLINLQARQGDEKGAVQTLEDMRRAGCQYSSIVSSLIQAYERIGMVEKVPHILEASFYENILLDPTSCSILVMAYVKCSLLDDALRVLQDKSWEDCDFEENLYHLLICSCKEAGHFENAVKVYMQMPNSEIHQNLHITCSMIDIYSAMGRFTDAENLYLKLKGSGVTFDMVAYSIVVRMYIRAGSLENACVVLEMMEKEKDIVPDIYLFRDMLRTYQKCGMTQKLANVYYWILKSGIAWDEAMYNCVINCCGHALPVDELSRLYEEMMQNVHAANTITFNVMLDVYGKSGLLKKARKVFWMARKQGLADVISYNTMIAAHGKSKDIKSMESVIQKMQSAGFPVSLEAYNSLLDAYGKDNRLEEFNDVLQKMKELKCVSDHYTYNIMINIYGRKGWIEEVSRVFAELKEHGLEPDLYSYNTLIKAYGIAGMVEEAVNVVQEMRRKGIKPDRITYTNLITTLQRNENFLEAVKWSLWMRQMERQVEFCPSLT is encoded by the coding sequence ATGAGTTCGCTGAGTCTTGCTGCTGGTCCGGACATTTGTGAGTCGAAGCAGCGTAATCCCTTTCGGAACTCCAATCTGTGTGCCGTGGATTTGCTTGGCGTTATCTCATCGATATCGTGTTCTAGCATCAGGTTCACAGCGATCAGGAAGGAATTTGCTGGGGATAGTTTCGTGGTTGCCGGTCGATTTGGATTGTGTGCTAAACCGGGAGTTAGATTCAAGAACTACAAAGTTTATGGCTTGGACGGTATCGATCGGTCCGTTTCGACCATTGACTCTGTCAAAAAGACCGAGGCTGTTCAGATTGGTGATTCGGTAACCTCGGAGGCGAATATGACCCTTAATAATCCCGTTCCAAAAGTATTGGAGCTCCAGGGCAAGAATGCAGGTCGAAAGAGTGGAAGAAACATATGGAGTCGACTCCAGAGAATGCAAAAAGCATCACAACATCGAGTTTCGAGGATTGTTTCCGGTAGGAATTGTTCATCATTTGAGGACAAGATCAGTGATGGTGACCTCGAGGCTGTGATATCTGGCATTCATCCTGATTCTAGTGTGGATCATTGTAACTGGGTTCTAAAGGTGCTTGAGAAGAGAAGCGAGGAGAAGACTGTGGAGTTCTTTGAATGGATGAATTGTCATGGAAAGTTGAAGGAAAATACTGATGCATACTGTTTAGCCCTGCGAGCATTGGCTAGGAAGGAGGATTGGTCTAGAGCCATGATGTTGCTTCAAGAAATGACTTCTGATGAGTGTGAATTGAATGCTCAGGCATTCAATTCATTGATATATGTGTGTGCCAAAAGGGGACTGGTCGGATGGGGGACAAAGTGGTTTCACATGATGTTGGAACAAGGTATTCGTCCTAATGTTGCTACCATTGGCATGCTTATGGGACTTTTCCAAAAGAAATGCAGCCTTTCGCAGGCTGAGTTTGCATTTGGTCGCATGAGAAGCTTGAAACTGAAGTGTACCACTGCATACTCGGCCATGATCATCATTTACACTCGTCTGGGTCTGTATAACAAGTCAGAGGAGGTCATCAGTGTGATGGATAAGGATGAAGTTCTTCCAGATTTGGAGAATTGGTTAGTGCGTCTCAATGCTTACAGTCAGCAAGGCAAGATAGAAGAGGCTGAGACTGTGTTGAAGTCAATGCTTAAAGCAGGGATCTCTCCGAATATTGTTGCATATAATACCTTGATTACTGGGTACGGAAAGGTAGCTAATATGAAGGCTGCAAAGCATCTATTTCAAGCCCTTGAAAGTGTTGGTTTAGATCCAGATGAAACAACCTATAGATCCATGATTGAAGGTTTTGGCAGAACTGATAATTACAAAGAGGCATTGTGGTACTATGACAAACTCAAAAATTCAGGATTTCAGCCAAACTCTTCCAACTTCTACACTCTAATTAATCTACAAGCAAGACAGGGAGATGAAAAAGGTGCTGTTCAAACTCTTGAAGACATGAGAAGGGCAGGTTGCCAGTATTCTTCAATAGTGAGTAGCCTTATTCAGGCGTATGAAAGGATTGGAATGGTAGAAAAGGTGCCTCACATACTGGAAGCTtctttttatgagaatattttgtTGGATCCTACATCATGTTCTATTTTAGTTATGGCCTATGTGAAATGTTCATTGCTAGATGATGCTTTGAGAGTTTTACAGGACAAAAGTTGGGAAGATTGTGATTTTGAGGAGAACTTGTACCATTTGTTGATATGTTCTTGCAAGGAGGCTGGTCATTTTGAAAATGCTGTAAAGGTATACATGCAGATGCCAAATTCTGAGATCCATCAGAATCTTCATATAACGTGTTCTATGATTGATATTTACAGTGCCATGGGCAGATTTACTGATGCTGAGAATCTTTATCTAAAATTGAAAGGCTCTGGTGTCACCTTTGATATGGTTGCCTATAGTATAGTGGTGCGGATGTACATCAGAGCTGGATCACTGGAGAATGCATGTGTTGTTCTGGAAATGATGGAGAAAGAGAAAGATATTGTTCCAGATATTTATCTTTTCCGTGACATGCTTCGAACTTACCAAAAGTGTGGCATGACACAGAAGTTGGCAAACGTTTATTACTGGATACTTAAAAGTGGCATTGCATGGGATGAGGCAATGTATAACTGTGTCATAAATTGTTGTGGGCATGCTTTACCAGTGGATGAGCTTTCAAGGTTGTATGAGGAAATGATGCAGAATGTACATGCTGCTAACACCATAACTTTCAATGTAATGCTAGATGTCTATGGAAAATCCGGGCTGCTTAAGAAGGCTAGAAAGGTATTTTGGATGGCTCGCAAGCAGGGTTTGGCAGATGTTATATCTTACAATACCATGATAGCAGCACATGGgaaaagcaaggatattaagagtATGGAATCTGTTATCCAGAAAATGCAGTCCGCAGGTTTTCCTGTTTCTCTTGAGGCATACAATAGCTTGTTGGATGCATATGGAAAAGACAACCGACTGGAGGAGTTTAATGATGTTTTGCAGAAAATGAAGGAATTAAAATGTGTTTCTGATCATTATACATACAACATTATGATAAATATCTACGGTAGAAAGGGTTGGATTGAAGAGGTCTCTCGGGTGTTTGCTGAGCTGAAGGAGCATGGACTGGAACCTGATTTGTATAGTTACAACACGTTGATCAAAGCATATGGAATTGCTGGAATGGTGGAGGAGGCTGTTAATGTTGTGCAAGAAATGAGACGAAAAGGAATCAAACCTGATCGAATAACATATACTAACCTTATAACTACCCTCCAAAGGAATGAAAATTTCCTGGAGGCTGTTAAGTGGTCACTCTGGATGAGGCAGATGGAACGCCAAGTTGAATTCTGCCCGTCATTAACATGA